The DNA segment TGGAGCTATAGAAGGTACACATGTGCCAGCATTTGTACTACTAGCTTATCAAGATGCATTTTGAAATAGAAAAGATAACATCACTTAAAATGTATTGGTTTCATGTGACCATGAtatgatatttatttttgtttatgccGGATGGAAGGGCAGTACACACGATTTCAGAATCCTACAAAGTGCATTAAGTCGTCAAGGTGTGAATTTTCCTATGCCTCCTCTAGGTAAATACTATGTGGTTGACTCTGCATACAAAAATATTCCAGGATTTATGGCTCCATTTCGTGGTGTTCGATATCATATGCAAGACTTTATTGGTCGAGGTCGTGCTCTAAGAACTCAAGAAGAATATTTCAATCACATTCATGCTCCTTTACCAAATGAAGACAATGATGGAAATCAAAACGGATTGGAAGAAATTGACACGTCAGATGTTGCGGTCTTGCAATGGAATAATCGTCGAATTACTATAGCAAATGAAATGTGAAATGCATCGAGATCAAGtcgttaaaaattttatttttataaattatgattttttgcTTTCAACATTTTAAATGAGAATTtgtatcttttaattttatatatttaatgcatttattatgttttttttgttgCTATATTTTTAAATGAGAATTTGTATGAAaagaaaaatggaaaaaaatgagaaaataaatgaaaataaaaataaaatcgatcaaaaaaatattttaaaaatgaaaGTAAAAAATCTCTCCATTTAAAAAAtggaaaaaatgagaaaaaattaatattaaaaagtttttaaaaaataatggtCCAAACAccttcttaattatttttaactttaaaattgtttttttctaaaatagctatccaaaaatatttttataaaattgttgccaaacacatatttatttttaaaacaacttttaaaaaattttataaaatatttttaaaacatttttataaaaatattttgtaagtACATGTCCAAATGGAGCCCAAATCGACAAGTTATGCTTCGAATCAGTAGTAATTTTCAAATCATATGTTCAATtgctctctctcttttttttttttttttgacaaaagtTCAATTGCTCTCTCGAATCCAAACACCACCTTATTGTTTTGTGGGCCAAGGGTTAACAGCCCAAATAAATAGGTCTCAATAGCTGCAATCAGGTCCAATGTAGCCCATTAATTGCCTTGTCCAGAACCCGGATGAACTTCACGCATGTCAGGTTAACTCGGTTGAGTTCACTAGGATCTCATTCACCTGTTAACCCATGGATCGCAAAATCAAGAATTTCAACATCCGAATGCTATCGTATTTGAGGTAATTTTCGTCCAAATTGCGATTCATGGCCAATCTCCATCAATGTTTTGCCCATAGGTGCTGAATTATTATGCGAAATCCCTCTTCTCTGAACCCTCGCCGAATGATTCCGATCCCTTTTTGTTTGTTCGCCGATTTCATGTTTTTGACATGTGTTTTCCCTTGATAGAAGTTTTCTACCTGAAGATTGAATCTTTTATCTTAATGATAATTATTTCTGTTGAAGTTCTATCCTACTTGTATCGGGTGATTATGTATTTGAAGGAAGGGTGTTCTTTACTGTTAAAAGTGCGCAAGCCTTCAATCCCGTTTGTGCTCCGCACAAAccttgtattcaatttcatGCCCCAGAATGAAATAAGTGATAAAGAGCCAGTGTTGTTTAAAGAATCTGAAGTGTTGAAGAGATTGAAGAATGAACATGACATTATACAGGCATTggagtattttaaatttttagctAATTCGAGGTCTTTCAAGCACACACGATCAACCTATGAAATGATGATCAAAAAGCTCGGGTGTAAGGGCGAAATAGATGCTGTGCAGTACCTTTTTCAACAGATGAAGTTAGAGAGGATTGGTTGTTCAGAAGATGCTTTTATTAGCGTGATTAACTCCTACAGGCAAGCCGGAGTTTCTGAGCAAGCTTTGAGAACGTTTTATAGAATAAGTGAATTTGGGTGTGCTCCAACAGTTAGGTTGTATAATCATCTATTGGATGCATTGCTCAGTGAGAATAGGTTGCATATGATCAGTCCTATTTACAGTAACATGAATAAAGATGGGTTGGAGCCGAACGTGTATACGTATAATATTCTTTTGAAGGCTTTGTGTAAAAACAACAGTCTGGGTGGCGCTCGTAGGTTGCTTGAAGAAATGTCTAATAAGGGGTGTGAACCTGATAAAGTCAGctatacaactataatatcgtTTTTGTGCAAGTCAGGAAGAGTGAATGAGGCACGGGACTTGGTTTTAAAGTTCATCCCAAGTGTGTCTGTATATAATGCTTTGATTAATGGTTGCTGCATAAGGGGAAACATGAGGGAAGCATTTGAGTTATTAGATGTGATGATGGAAAAGAGAGTTAGTCCAAATGTCATCACATACACTACAATCTTGAATTCTCTTGTTGATTCGGGACACATTGACTACTCCCTTGCTGTTTTGGCCAAAATGTTCGTGCAAGGATGTGATCCCAATACCTGCACTTTTACTTCTTTGATAAAAGGTTTATCCTCGAAAGGTAGAATTTCTGAAGCTCTTAAACTTTTTAGGAAAATAATTGATGATGGAGTTTTGCCGAACCAGGTCACATACAATACACTGATGCACGGCCTCTGCATGGCTGGAAATATGGGTGATGCTTTATCGCTTCTTGATCAAATGGAGAGAAACTTATGCCTTCCAAATATAGTAACATATACTACACTAATTGATGGCTTTTCGAAATCTGGGAATCTGATTGGCGCATCTGAAATGTGGAACAAGATGATATCTCTTGGTGTTTGTCCAAATGCCTTGGCTTATACATGTATGATAGATCTCCTATGCAGAACTTCCATGTTTGGCCATGCTTATACCCTCCTTGAAAAGATGTCAACTCATAAATGCCCACCAAATACAATTACATTCAATACTTTTATCAAAGGTTTGTGTGTTCAAGATAGAGTTGATTGGGCTATGGAATTGTTTGATGAAATGGGAAAACATGGTTGCATTCCCAATGTTACCACTTACAATGAGATATTGGACGGTTTATTTAAGGTTAAAAATATTGAGCTTGCATTTGAACTTGTTAGAGAGATGGAAGAATTGGGAATTGAATTTAACCTAGTGACGTACAATACCATCATACATGGTTTGAGCTCTTCGGGTAAACTTGAGGAGGCGCGTAAGCTTTTTGGAAGAATGATGATTCGAGGAATCAAGCCTGATGTTTTTACATTAAATATGCTAATCCATGCATATTCTACACATGGTAGCGTTGAATATGCCATTCAACTTCTGGATTCTATGCGCCACATAGGCTTGAATCCCGATATAATTGCTTATACAAGTCTCATCCGTGGGGTCATTGAGCAGGTAGGAATCGAAGAAGCCTTCATTTATCTTCATAGGATGATACATGAAGGGATCTGCCCCAATGTTTCAATTTGGAGCTTTTTAGTCCGATTTTTAGCTAACAAGATGGGTTGCGTTGGAGCTGTGGATTGCATGAATGCTATATTGACTGATCCATCTGCGTGCATTTGAAATATTGGTTTTGCTCTGTTCTATCTCGAACAATCAGTGCTGACCTACAACACAACATGCAGCACGCTTTAGATGGGATCTTGTTCGCAGATCAACACCACCTTTCGGTGGCAGTGGCACAGGGCTTTGAATTGCTTTACATTCTACAGACATTCGGGGGGTGGGGGAAGCATTTATCGCGAGGCTCACTCTCACTACCTGCGCATACGTGGTTGCGTGTCTCAGATGAAATTATTGTGTTTCTCACGGATTTTATGAGCTTTATGGAACTAAACTCATGGTGCAATCATAATCATTCATTACTACTCTTCCTGAGCCCATGTGGGGTTGCTGAGATTTTTGTCAGAAGGTGAAaagtcacttgctgttctgagTAACCGAGGATCCTTTGGCGTGATTTTCAAGTCAAATTTTATCTTAGGCGAGATCTGTAGGGACATGGACTCCTAAGGCTATGTTCATACGGATTTTCCAATCCGCCCATTCTAGAAATTAGCCGGACAGGATACATATGTTGTACTCATAATTTTATCAGTCCCAAGCTTTGGCAGCCAGATTAAACAAATATCTCAAATCTCAATGTTAGTGAAGTGCACCAGATTTTCAGGTATCTTGAAATGTCCAATGGAAAATTGCACAATCTATACTTTCACATGTCCATTCACTCTACCCTCTACATTCCGGCAGAACGAACTCAGCGCAGTTGAACAAAACTTAAGACAATGCTTATTTAACAGGTAAATTCAGTATTGTTGTGCTTGGATAGAATCATTTTAAATCCATGAAtttcgattataatttattGGTAATGGTGAAACAATAGATCAAATCTATACGTTACTTTTTTACATATtagttatataaaataaaatgaatttcAGATGATTATACTGGGTGGGCATAAATATATcctaattaatataaaatactaTGTAAACATGAAATGAGTagatttgaaatttatgaatCATGATGTTACTTctataaacaaaaatatatttgaatatatttaaaatcaataaatttgaaatatttccACCTAAACACAATTTATATTACCAAATTTTAACCAAAATCTTGGGCCTCTAATGCAACCCCGATATTCGACAAAACAAAGGTAGCTAAGTATCATCAAGATAAGCTTAAAAAGTAAAAATGACAGTAGCTAACATTGAAATTCTAAACAAGAAAATctatctctatatatatatatttttcgttTGAGTTGGGGAGGAGATTCTTACAATTGAGTCTCGAACCCGAGCCCCGTCCCAAACTTAAAACATTTGTGTCGGATGTGTTACAAGTTATCGGCGAATGAAAAATCTCTATTTCAAGAATGCAAATGGTTAGATTTCGAAATAAAGGGCCAGCAAATATCATAGATATGCTCTGATATATTCTGCAAGGATGCGAAATGGATGCTCTATAATATGGAAAGCTTCTGCTATGCAAATAGAATAataacaattcctccacccttTGAAATCAGCATTAGCAGAAAACAACTGCAAACATAAATCACTAACCAATAGCGATTGGCACTTCCGAAGAGAAACAACATAAACCAGTCAAGTGTCATGATGTGCTACGAAAAGCATTCACGCTTCCGCGTAAAATGAGGATCTTTGACATTTTGCATCCACATTGAAGACTAGCCAATTCCACGATGAAAGTTTTATATACATACAATTCAATTGATGATAACAAATAAGTTACCCACACATTTCTAGCAACAAAAAATTGTGCTCCGAAAGGAATGGGCAGAGAACCACAAAGGCAGGGTGGTGCCATTCTTCACAGAATACATCTCCATCCAAACTCCGGTGTTTCGATTATACATCAAAACCTGTTTGTAAGTCGCAAGAAACAAGTATCCACTGTTCTGACATATTGGAAAAATACCTGGAACCATCCCTCTAATGCAAAGAAGACTCACGCTATCCACTAATTTCCAATCTTCCATCACATAATCAATCATTAACCAAATATTCATCCAGCCATCCAAAATTTGAATCACAGACAAGTTCCCATCTGAATCCAATAAATAGATCCGATTTCCATCTCCGCTGGTCACTGGATTCGGCAATGCAATTTTCCTCCATATTTCAGAATCCAAATTGAGAGCAAGAACATAAGAGCAGCTTGCTGTCAACCAATGCAAGGTGCCATTAGTGAACACAACTTGATTCCGATTCATTTGGGTAAAACCATCATCTTGCGAAGAAACAAACTTTCTCCATTTATTAGACTCCGAATCATAAACCATGGATATAAACGTCCTCTCCGGCCTATGCCCAAATGATCGTTGGTACCCCGCGAGAACAACATAATACTTTTGGGTCAACAAATCGCAAGCCAAACCCACAAGCGTAGCTTCACCATCAGGATGAAATCTAGTGACATGTCTTTCCCTACTCTTAGGAAGTAACCTATACTTCTTCGTCATTGGATTACAAACATAATAAACACCTTTATAAGGAATACTGGAACAACATAACATTCCATTACAAGATGCTCTGACCTTAACTCTATCCTTTACAAAATCCAGTGATAGTTCAGATACGCCCCTGAAACTATCAAAAAGAATCAAACTAGATCTTGATT comes from the Henckelia pumila isolate YLH828 chromosome 1, ASM3356847v2, whole genome shotgun sequence genome and includes:
- the LOC140890056 gene encoding uncharacterized protein, with product MCFPLIEVFYLKIESFILMIIISVEVLSYLYRVIMYLKEGCSLLLKVRKPSIPFVLRTNLVFNFMPQNEISDKEPVLFKESEVLKRLKNEHDIIQALEYFKFLANSRSFKHTRSTYEMMIKKLGCKGEIDAVQYLFQQMKLERIGCSEDAFISVINSYRQAGVSEQALRTFYRISEFGCAPTVRLYNHLLDALLSENRLHMISPIYSNMNKDGLEPNVYTYNILLKALCKNNSLGGARRLLEEMSNKGCEPDKVSYTTIISFLCKSGRVNEARDLVLKFIPSVSVYNALINGCCIRGNMREAFELLDVMMEKRVSPNVITYTTILNSLVDSGHIDYSLAVLAKMFVQGCDPNTCTFTSLIKGLSSKGRISEALKLFRKIIDDGVLPNQVTYNTLMHGLCMAGNMGDALSLLDQMERNLCLPNIVTYTTLIDGFSKSGNLIGASEMWNKMISLGVCPNALAYTCMIDLLCRTSMFGHAYTLLEKMSTHKCPPNTITFNTFIKGLCVQDRVDWAMELFDEMGKHGCIPNVTTYNEILDGLFKVKNIELAFELVREMEELGIEFNLVTYNTIIHGLSSSGKLEEARKLFGRMMIRGIKPDVFTLNMLIHAYSTHGSVEYAIQLLDSMRHIGLNPDIIAYTSLIRGVIEQVGIEEAFIYLHRMIHEGICPNVSIWSFLVRFLANKMGCVGAVDCMNAILTDPSACI
- the LOC140875563 gene encoding F-box protein At5g49610, with product MSQCDSKCGFFPDEIVLQILARLPVKSLFRTKCVCKLWHKLTSDVYFLKLYNKVSMKNPMVLVEVNESLSKSRSSLILFDSFRGVSELSLDFVKDRVKVRASCNGMLCCSSIPYKGVYYVCNPMTKKYRLLPKSRERHVTRFHPDGEATLVGLACDLLTQKYYVVLAGYQRSFGHRPERTFISMVYDSESNKWRKFVSSQDDGFTQMNRNQVVFTNGTLHWLTASCSYVLALNLDSEIWRKIALPNPVTSGDGNRIYLLDSDGNLSVIQILDGWMNIWLMIDYVMEDWKLVDSVSLLCIRGMVPGIFPICQNSGYLFLATYKQVLMYNRNTGVWMEMYSVKNGTTLPLWFSAHSFRSTIFCC